The genomic segment GTGGGAAATATTTCGTACCGGTAACGTGGCTACACCGGTTTGTCTGAGGGAAAACAAATACCTACGTCACAGCCGCCCGGCGAGTGGCCATTGGCAATCCATTTCGTCGACTGTCGGTGACTAGAACTAACTTTCATTTCATGGTTTTTCTGCATGTTTACTAGTTTCAAGTTTCTTAGTtaagtaaatatacatttttctctaAAGCGTTTGTCGACTTGCTGCCCCACAGGCGACCGTAACAAACATGCAGCAGTATATAAGATTTACCAGACACCTGTTCCTGAGAAGCATCTCTGTCGTCTACCTGCAAGCATTCGTTGCACTCTACGTGCAAAATTCCGGTGAGTATGCGATAAGTTACAAAGATGGGCCGTCAGTCTTTTTCTCCGATCTGACTGATCCAATTCCGGAGTGCATGAGTCTTGTTTAGTTGTCACTCGCCTTCCGTATTTCTACGGTGTCGTGATACTGGAGGTTGTATTGCCTTTTTGTACCACGGattagaattaattaattattattatacgctcgTTATTATACCACGAACCTTAGTCGATTGCTCGGTCCCCCTTCCGCTTTCCCATACGGTTATTCCCATATCGAACCTAAATTGTTTCATGAACTCTCTCACTCGATTAGGGGTGCGCGATTATtcgttttcttaaaataataatcggttgttcttttttcaattaatcaaaacaattaatcCATTATTCGATCTTGCGATTAAtcgattacctataattttttttaaaaatcgattaatcgatttatCGATTATTATAATCGGGCACCcctaatttaacttaaatattctCGATCATATCGATTATCACCGttgttaataaacatttttatgatgaCATTGGATTTATACAATTGTTAAATTCcctgtaaaacaaaaaaacagaaCACACTTCACTGTTGACGTGACGTACAGTGGTATAAAGTCGTTAGAagatttttaaaagttgaataactaatataaattttttattaaattgatggGTCAGTTTTAAAGTTTGGACAGGAGTTGGAAGAAAGAGTTTATTGTAGATAGGTGTGCATGGACTTGTCTTTATTAAAGCTTTAAAGGGCGGGGGCTCCgaattatgacattttttgaTACCAATAAACCCTTATGAACTATGACACTActgaataattgttttattaattatatagctacagatcatataaaataagtattttaaaaatggtatagcaaattaaagttaacaatattatgtatggtatACATTTACTCCAAAATAATAGTGGGCTCCATGTCCAAGATACTCCtaatgtttatacaaatatcTGCACAGTAAAACGGAATCTTAATTAcataattggagaaaaatgcttagaatttattaagtaggtagttaaaaattttcaaatgaaatatactaaataatattattgaggtATATTAAGTCATATATCCTACAAgggaaatacatattaattggGGATAATATCTATGTTACATATCTACctatcaaataaattaacacCTTCAatgtaactaataaattatacctacatgttaAAATACAAAGTTCAAtggttacaatttataatactttatataatcTGTTCATTTAATATCAATTACTATTCATTTTCTAGGTCTGTTTGGAGAAAATGGAGTATTACCAGCCAAAAATACTTTGATTGATGAGAGTCCtaaagtatacaataaattaaatttaaaacctacATTATTATGGTTTTCATCAGAAATTGGTTTGAATGCTGAATATATGTTTGATGTGATATGTTTGTTTGGAATATTTCTCGCATTCCTCGGGTAAGTTATCTTGGATCattttgtgtataattaattaaaatataataaacttgttgtgtaaataattaagtagTTATAAGTATGTTCATATCATTAATGTTTGGTTGATGTACAGCTTTTAATGTGAAACTTTAGACTAAAATATTTGATCAGTATTAAGATACCtacatgtttgtatattatatttttgtaagagAGCCCGACTGTATAGATATTAAAGCAATAAatcattttctttttgaatccTTAAGAAGAAATTAAACCTTATATAAaagacataaaattaatattgtagaatttgtataatatttgaagaaTGTACCAATTTCccaataatgtatacaatttacatttattatatatttaaataatatattttttgatatttcaacgttttcattacatataatattaattaaacatagtataaaaaaataattaaactgacCAAACTGCATGTAAATAGAGTATATTATGACCCATACATGTCTTTACTATATAAACAACccagaatataacaataacataaataaatagtcTTAAGCTCATCATGACTTGTATTTGTAAAAatccataaatatataaattgtatattatttcaaagatatttatattttctcatAGGTTTAGTATACAAGTTGTGATAATGTAACAGTTTATTTTTCGacaaaaattcttatatttaagTCCTAgggttttgttataatattgtataggcaTAACTGATCCACTTAAAGTTTCATTTTAGATAGTTGAAACATatgtttaaatagtataaactgAGTGTAAATCATAGTTGTAAAAAATGCTATTGTAGTTCAGATGTCTAACTATATGCCATAAGTATAGTTGtcttatttgttttaatgtacACTCGATTATCCGCGTAATAATGTCGCTTGACATCAACTGAAAAGCGAATCCCACGAATAATCTGGTAAATTCAAATTGaaagaaaatacaataattaagttattaaaaaattataattatgtatattctgtaacgctatatattatgtagtatttaagGAAAATTAAATGGGAACCTCTTTTGCTTTTTGGGTTAACCGATAACTCTCGGTTAATCGAGAGTGAACTGtactattaaatactaatagtaTTATGGATTTAAAAGATAGTAGTAAGTAAAAGTCAAaagtatttgataattataaaaaaagtactttgtataattattgttggtacacatttttaaataataaaaaaattgtattaatttcacTGAAAACTTATTAATATGTTGATTTGTTTTCATATGTTTAAGGTTCTTGACACAAAAAGTTtgcaacaaatttttatttttctctcttTGGATATCATATTTATCATTGTACCATGTTGGTCAAATATTTTTGTCAGACTTAgcgtaagtattttatataatatgtatattagctAACACAATCTTGTTgtcttacaaattatttaatttagtgatGAGCTTCTACTAGAAGTGGGGTTATTATGCATATTGATTGCACCATTACATTCTCAAAAATTCAGACCTAATCTACGTCTAGAGACGTTATTGCCACATTATTCAATTCCTTTTTGGCTCGTGAGATGGTTGCTATTTAGAGTAGCGTTTTCTGCTGGTGTTGCTAAAATGAGTTCTAAGTCATCAATCTGGTATGATTTAACTGGTATgtaacattcaatattttttataatatatttttgttcccTTATATAAGTTTCAgttgatttttgttattttgaaaggtaaaatatactatttgcAGAGAGAATGTGGTTGCatacaaactaaaatatacacCTAGTCACAAAAACCTACCTCTCCACTTCTCGCTCGCAGTTGTGTATGTGAAATACCCACATTCTCTTGGCAAATAGAGTAccaaactttataataacattgttttttaatatcctGAGAAAATAGCAATACCATATTAGTTtactttatattacattaacagAATTTATAATCATACCAATGAAGAgcgtgaatataaaatataaaataaatgaagctCTGTTAATTGAGATGTCTAATTCTATACTGTAATGACTAgtgctcggaagttgtaggagctaaaattggcaaaatatgcattaaaaatgttaaatatacaaaaaatatgcgtataaattcaatgaaatatgcacttttttaactaaaattgctaaatatacaaattatgcatttaaaatttttaactccCAATTGTGCACTTCAAATGTCTAGGTAGGTCTGCCATAAATTGAGATCATATAGAACAATATGCAATTCTTACAACTTCCGATCCCTAGTTAcgactctaaaaaaaaattatatagtagaaATAGCATTGATTACAAATACTATAGATCGCTCGCCGCGGTACTAAATATTCTgcactaatttaaaataagacgTCTTGTCAGTTTCTGGCGTTTAGCACTATAGTATTTAATCAATAGGTAATAGATAACCACtattaagttataacattaataaataatgctgTGAATTATGTtctagaatttaaataaatgtaatatttttattttatttcagctttctcaaaatattttgaaagcaTGCCTCTACCAAATGCTATTTCCTGGTATGCTCACTATTCTCCACTTTGGTTTTTGAAATCAATTACAGTATTTGCagaaattaatgatttatttgttCCATTGATGTTCTTGGTACCCATCCGGTCAGTTAAAAAGTTGGCATTTTATATtcaggtattattttaatttgatactacaaatacaatatattttatcaaataattgtatgtactaaaataacttaaatcttTAAGGTAATATTCAAAGAACTTAGATACCTACACAGtataaattttacttatatttttaggtattcATGCAAGTTTGCATTTTGGCATCAGGAAATTATAGCTATTACAATCTTTTATACATAGTTTTATGTTTGTCATTGTTGGATGACCATACATTTTATAGaggtaaaaatagtttaatcattgttaatacattattttatagttaaaaatgaaattatttaactttactAGAACTAGCTCTGGCTAGAACTCGACAACGGTGTTCTTCTGTGTTCACAAGATTTATGACGTTCAATGTTATTAGCATACTTGTAGCAGTTTTTCCTTTGTTGTATAATTTTCGCATTTCCACAAAAAATACACCGGATTTCACAataggtaaatttttaattttatattaatattctaaacgttttttttattatttaattacttttttcagCATTTACACAGCAACAATTTAACGTCATATTAGGCAAAAGTTTGCCTTTTATTGCCTATTTTGCATTAGGTTCATTTGTTTTTGAATGTTTAAAGGCATTTTATTTGTCTCTACCTTTAAGCAGAACTGGTGGTTCCTTTTcaacattaataaaatcaacattATATCTATCCATTTGTTTGGGTATATTCTCGTTGACTTTGGTAAATTTTTCTGCTCTTCACCAAAGTGTGAAGTATACTGTTCCAAatgattttaaactattttacaataaattagctccttttaaaattagtaattctTATTTACCACCTAAAGAATTTATCAATCTTGAAA from the Acyrthosiphon pisum isolate AL4f chromosome X, pea_aphid_22Mar2018_4r6ur, whole genome shotgun sequence genome contains:
- the LOC115033390 gene encoding lipase maturation factor 2-like; translated protein: MPLPNAISWYAHYSPLWFLKSITVFAEINDLFVPLMFLVPIRSVKKLAFYIQVFMQVCILASGNYSYYNLLYIVLCLSLLDDHTFYRELALARTRQRCSSVFTRFMTFNVISILVAVFPLLYNFRISTKNTPDFTIGKFLILY